A stretch of the Corylus avellana chromosome ca6, CavTom2PMs-1.0 genome encodes the following:
- the LOC132184266 gene encoding large ribosomal subunit protein uL13w, whose translation MVSGSGICAKRVVVDARHHMLGRLASIVAKELLNGQKVVVLRCEEICISGGLVRQKMKYMRFLRKRMNTKPSHGPIHFRAPAKIFWRTVRGMIPHKTKRGAAALARLKAYEGMPPPYDKVKRMVIPDALKVLRLQKGHKYCLMGRLSSEVGWNHYDTIRELEKKRKERSQVAYERKKQLNKLRVTAEKTAEEKLGSQLDILAPVKY comes from the exons ATGGTGTCGGGGTCGGGGATCTGCGCGAAGAGGGTGGTGGTTGATGCGCGGCACCATATGCTGGGGCGGCTGGCGTCGATCGTGGCGAAGGAGCTGCTGAACGGGCAGAAGGTGGTGGTGTTGAGGTGCGAGGAGATATGCATCTCCGGAGGCCTTGTTCGCCAGAAGATGAAGTACATGAGGTTCCTCCGCAAGCGCATGAACACTAAACCCTCCCACGGCCCCATCCACTTCCGCGCCCCCGCCAAAATCTTCTGGCGCACGGTCCGCGG GATGATTCCGCATAAGACGAAGCGTGGGGCAGCGGCGCTTGCCAGGTTGAAGGCGTACGAGGGAATGCCTCCACCGTACGATAAGGTCAAGAGGATGGTTATCCCCGATGCTCTAAA GGTGTTGAGGCTTCAGAAGGGGCATAAGTACTGCTTGATGGGCCGTCTCTCATCAGAGGTTGGATGGAACCACTACGACACTATCAGG GAgctggagaagaagagaaaagagcgGTCTCAGGTTGCATATGAGAGGAAGAAGCAGCTGAACAAACTTAGGGTGACGGCTGAGAAGACTGCTGAGGAAAAGCTTGGCTCCCAACTAGACATCCTTGCTCCGGTTAAGTACTGA